The Proteiniborus ethanoligenes genomic interval TATTGGACTTTTGGATATTCTCCAGTAGCTTTTCCTAGTGTTGGCATATTCCCATGCCTTACCTTTAGGAACTCCTAGTTTCATTAGGTTTTTAAATCTAGTTCTGACTAATTTCCATGTCTTCCAGACCACGGCTCTAAGTCGCCTCCGAATCCATTGGTCCAGCTCCTTTAGTTTGGTCTTCATATCTGCTAATTTAAAATAATTTACCCAACCTACGACTATTTCATTTAGTTTCTTAATTCTATGATTGAAATTCATGCTTACATTTCTGTTAGTTATATTTCTAATCTTTTCCTTAAGTCTGTCATAACTTTTGTCATGGACTCTAAATTTTATTCCACCTTTTCCATAGTAGAAACTATATCCTAAGAATTTTCTTTTTGTTGGTGAAGATACTGCCGACTTTTCAGTATTTACTTTCAGTTTTAGCTCTTTCTCTAGGAATTTTGTGATATTTTCGAGGGCTCTTTCTCCTGCCCTTTTGCTTTTAACATAAACATTACAATCATCAGCATAACGGCAGAATCTATGTCCCCTTCTTTCTAGTTCTTTGTCTAATTCATCTAGTAATATATTACTTAATAGTGGACTTAGTGGGCCACCTTGAGGTGCTCCTTCTTCTGATTTAACCTGCATACCTTTTAACATTATCCCTGATTTTAAATACTTTCGTATTAATTTAAGCACTCTTTTGTCTTCTATCTTTCTTGACACTAGATGCATTAAAAGGTCATGATTTATATTATCAAAGAATTTCTCTAAATCCATATCTATTACGTATCTGTATCCTTCATCGATATATTTCTGTGCTTGTTTTAGAGCCATATGTGTACTTCTTTTGGGTCTAAAACCATAGCTACTATCTGAAAACTCCTTATCGAATATGGGATTGATTACTTGGTTTATTGCTTGTTGAATCAATCTATCTATTACGGTTGGTATTCCTAGGAGTCTTACCCCGCCATTTGGTTTGGGTATTTCTTTTCGTCTTACTGGCTGTGGTTTATATTTTCCACTTAGCAGACTTGTCTTCAAAGTTTCGTAATGTTCTTGTAGGAAAGGTAGAAGTTCATCTACCTTCATTCCATCAATTCCATGGCTTCCTTTGTTAGATACTACTTTCTTGTACGCTTCAAAGATATTTCTCTTATCCACTATTCTTTCGAGTAGATGTTCAGTATTAAATTCCGACTTGG includes:
- the ltrA gene encoding group II intron reverse transcriptase/maturase, whose amino-acid sequence is MAISTNMKRIQKTKDLDWLVEVGLETRGKQGVYSDLSAMSNLKTKSEFNTEHLLERIVDKRNIFEAYKKVVSNKGSHGIDGMKVDELLPFLQEHYETLKTSLLSGKYKPQPVRRKEIPKPNGGVRLLGIPTVIDRLIQQAINQVINPIFDKEFSDSSYGFRPKRSTHMALKQAQKYIDEGYRYVIDMDLEKFFDNINHDLLMHLVSRKIEDKRVLKLIRKYLKSGIMLKGMQVKSEEGAPQGGPLSPLLSNILLDELDKELERRGHRFCRYADDCNVYVKSKRAGERALENITKFLEKELKLKVNTEKSAVSSPTKRKFLGYSFYYGKGGIKFRVHDKSYDRLKEKIRNITNRNVSMNFNHRIKKLNEIVVGWVNYFKLADMKTKLKELDQWIRRRLRAVVWKTWKLVRTRFKNLMKLGVPKGKAWEYANTRKSYWRISKSPILNKTITNQKLINHGFKSLTSQYEKFRLS